In the Maribacter sp. MJ134 genome, one interval contains:
- the rplL gene encoding 50S ribosomal protein L7/L12 gives MADLKDFAEQLVNLTVKEVNELADILKDEYGIEPAAAAVAVAAGGGAAEGGEAAEEKSEFDVILKAAGGSKLAVVKLVKELTGLGLKDAKDIVDSAPKAVKEGVSKDEAEGIKKSLEEAGAEVELK, from the coding sequence ATGGCAGATTTAAAAGATTTCGCAGAACAATTGGTTAACCTTACTGTAAAAGAGGTAAATGAGTTAGCTGATATATTAAAAGATGAGTATGGTATCGAACCTGCAGCAGCAGCTGTAGCAGTTGCCGCCGGAGGTGGTGCCGCTGAAGGTGGTGAAGCCGCTGAAGAAAAGTCAGAATTTGATGTAATCCTAAAAGCAGCTGGCGGTTCTAAACTAGCAGTGGTTAAATTGGTTAAGGAATTAACTGGTCTTGGATTGAAAGATGCAAAAGATATCGTTGATAGCGCACCGAAAGCAGTGAAAGAAGGTGTTTCTAAAGACGAAGCAGAAGGTATCAAAAAATCATTGGAAGAAGCAGGAGCAGAAGTTGAGCTTAAATAG
- the nusG gene encoding transcription termination/antitermination protein NusG, which produces MSEVLEKKWYVVRAVSGQENKIKGYIESEVERHGFADYLEDVLVPTEKVIQIRNGKKINKERVYFPGYIMVKANLGGEMVHIIRSITNVIGFLGETKGGDPVPLRKSEVNRMLGKVDELAVNTDSVAIPFVFGETVKVIDGPFNGFNGTVEKINEEKRKLEVMVKIFGRKTPLELSYMQVEKI; this is translated from the coding sequence ATGTCAGAAGTATTAGAAAAAAAGTGGTATGTGGTGAGAGCTGTAAGTGGTCAAGAGAATAAAATCAAAGGCTACATAGAGAGTGAGGTTGAAAGACACGGGTTCGCGGATTATTTAGAAGATGTGTTGGTCCCTACGGAAAAAGTAATTCAGATACGTAACGGGAAGAAAATAAATAAAGAAAGAGTCTATTTTCCTGGATATATAATGGTGAAAGCCAATTTAGGAGGGGAGATGGTTCACATCATACGTTCTATAACGAATGTGATAGGTTTCTTAGGCGAGACTAAAGGGGGTGACCCGGTGCCGCTTAGAAAATCAGAAGTAAATAGAATGTTAGGTAAGGTAGATGAGTTGGCCGTTAATACAGATAGCGTTGCCATACCATTTGTTTTCGGAGAAACGGTAAAGGTTATAGACGGACCGTTTAACGGTTTTAACGGTACGGTTGAAAAGATTAACGAAGAGAAGCGTAAACTTGAGGTAATGGTGAAGATTTTCGGTAGAAAAACGCCATTAGAGTTAAGTTATATGCAAGTAGAAAAGATTTAA
- the secE gene encoding preprotein translocase subunit SecE — translation MFTYIKESVEELRNNVTLPTRAESSNLMVIVAVFSILFALATWGVDTVFSKIIKLYFNNVLN, via the coding sequence ATGTTTACATATATCAAAGAATCTGTTGAGGAGTTAAGGAATAACGTAACACTTCCTACTAGAGCGGAATCCTCTAACCTTATGGTTATCGTGGCGGTCTTCTCAATTTTATTCGCTTTAGCAACTTGGGGTGTGGACACTGTATTTAGTAAGATCATCAAACTATATTTCAATAACGTTCTTAATTAA
- the rplJ gene encoding 50S ribosomal protein L10: MTREEKATVIQDLTTQLGESSTIYLADISGLDAGTTSDLRRACFKSNIRLAVVKNTLLAKAMEASEKEFGELPETLKGNTSLMFSEVGNAPAKLIKNFRKKSDKPLLKGAFVEEAIYIGDENLDALVSIKSKEEMIGEIIGLLQSPAKNVISGLKSGGGKLAGILKTLSER, from the coding sequence ATGACAAGAGAAGAAAAAGCAACGGTTATACAGGATTTAACGACGCAGTTGGGAGAGAGTTCTACTATTTATTTAGCGGATATCTCTGGATTGGACGCAGGGACAACTTCTGATTTAAGAAGAGCTTGTTTTAAATCGAACATACGATTAGCTGTAGTTAAGAATACATTGCTTGCAAAGGCAATGGAGGCTTCTGAAAAAGAGTTCGGCGAACTTCCAGAAACACTAAAGGGGAATACCTCCTTAATGTTCTCCGAGGTTGGTAATGCTCCTGCAAAACTTATTAAGAATTTCAGAAAGAAATCTGATAAACCTCTTTTGAAAGGGGCATTCGTAGAAGAAGCAATTTATATAGGTGATGAAAATTTGGATGCTTTAGTTAGCATTAAGTCTAAAGAAGAAATGATTGGTGAGATAATAGGATTATTACAATCTCCTGCCAAGAATGTTATTTCTGGACTTAAATCTGGTGGTGGTAAGCTTGCCGGAATCCTCAAAACATTATCTGAAAGATAA
- the tuf gene encoding elongation factor Tu has translation MAKETFDRSKPHLNIGTIGHVDHGKTTLTAAITTVLANAGLSELRSFDSIDNAPEEKERGITINTSHVEYSTANRHYAHVDCPGHADYVKNMVTGAAQMDGAILVVAATDGPMPQTREHILLGRQVGIPRIVVFMNKVDMVDDEELIELVEMEVRELLSFYEYDGDNGPVIAGSALGALNGEQKWVDTVMELMTAVDEWIELPKRDVDKDFLMPVEDVFTITGRGTVATGRIETGIANTGDAVDIIGMGAEKLASTITGVEMFRKILDRGEAGDNVGILLRGIEKSQISRGMVICKPGSVKPHDKFEAEVYILKKEEGGRHTPFHNNYRPQFYVRTTDVTGNISLPSGVEMVMPGDNLTITVELIQPIALSEGLRFAIREGGRTVGAGQVTKIL, from the coding sequence ATGGCAAAGGAAACTTTCGATCGTTCCAAACCGCACTTAAATATTGGTACCATTGGACACGTAGATCACGGTAAAACTACATTGACTGCAGCTATTACTACAGTATTGGCTAACGCAGGATTATCAGAACTTAGAAGTTTCGATTCTATCGATAACGCACCTGAGGAAAAAGAAAGAGGTATAACAATAAATACTTCTCACGTTGAGTATTCTACGGCTAATCGTCATTATGCACACGTTGATTGTCCTGGTCACGCGGATTACGTAAAGAACATGGTTACTGGTGCCGCTCAGATGGACGGTGCTATCTTGGTTGTTGCAGCAACGGACGGTCCTATGCCACAAACACGTGAGCACATCCTTTTAGGACGCCAGGTTGGTATTCCTAGAATTGTTGTATTCATGAACAAGGTGGATATGGTAGATGATGAGGAGCTTATTGAGCTAGTGGAAATGGAAGTTAGAGAATTGCTTTCTTTCTATGAGTATGATGGTGATAATGGGCCTGTTATAGCCGGTTCTGCATTAGGTGCCTTGAACGGTGAGCAAAAATGGGTTGATACCGTTATGGAGCTTATGACAGCTGTTGATGAATGGATCGAACTTCCAAAAAGAGATGTTGATAAGGATTTCTTAATGCCTGTTGAGGATGTATTTACGATTACAGGTCGTGGTACGGTTGCAACTGGTCGTATTGAGACTGGTATCGCAAATACTGGTGATGCTGTTGATATCATTGGTATGGGTGCTGAGAAATTAGCTTCTACCATTACTGGTGTTGAAATGTTCCGTAAGATATTGGATAGAGGTGAGGCTGGAGATAACGTAGGTATCTTGTTAAGAGGTATTGAAAAGTCTCAAATTAGCCGTGGTATGGTTATCTGTAAGCCAGGTTCCGTTAAGCCACATGATAAATTTGAAGCTGAGGTTTATATCTTGAAAAAAGAAGAAGGTGGTCGTCACACACCATTCCATAATAATTACCGTCCACAGTTCTACGTAAGAACAACGGATGTAACAGGAAACATTTCTCTTCCTAGTGGAGTTGAAATGGTTATGCCTGGAGATAACTTAACTATTACTGTAGAATTGATTCAGCCAATCGCACTTAGCGAAGGTTTACGTTTTGCGATCCGAGAAGGTGGTAGAACCGTTGGTGCTGGTCAGGTTACAAAGATTTTATAG
- the rplK gene encoding 50S ribosomal protein L11 gives MAKEVGKVVKLQVRGGAANPSPPVGPALGAAGVNIMEFCKQFNARTQDKPGKVLPVVITVYKDKSFDFVVKTPPAAVQLLEAAKIKKGSGEPNRVKLGSVTWDQIKAIAEDKMVDLNAFTVESAMSMIAGTARSMGMKVAGKRPF, from the coding sequence ATGGCAAAAGAAGTAGGTAAAGTAGTTAAACTACAAGTTAGGGGAGGTGCAGCGAATCCATCGCCACCGGTTGGACCCGCCTTAGGTGCTGCCGGTGTTAACATCATGGAATTCTGTAAGCAGTTCAACGCTCGTACACAGGATAAACCGGGTAAAGTATTACCAGTTGTTATCACCGTATATAAGGACAAGTCTTTCGACTTTGTCGTTAAAACACCACCAGCGGCAGTTCAGCTATTGGAAGCAGCTAAGATTAAAAAAGGATCTGGCGAACCTAACAGAGTAAAATTAGGGAGTGTAACCTGGGATCAGATCAAGGCAATCGCCGAAGATAAGATGGTTGATCTTAATGCCTTTACGGTAGAATCTGCAATGAGTATGATTGCGGGGACTGCACGTTCTATGGGTATGAAAGTAGCAGGTAAAAGACCTTTTTAA
- the rplA gene encoding 50S ribosomal protein L1 has product MAKLTKKQKEAHAKIEKDKLYSVDDASALIKEITNTKFDASVDLAVRLGVDPRKANQMVRGVVTLPHGTGKDVKVLALVTPDKEAEAQEAGADYVGLDEYLDKIKGGWTDVDVIITMPSVMGKLGPLGRVLGPRGLMPNPKTGTVTMDVAKAVTEVKAGKIDFKVDKTGIVHAAIGKVSFSADKIAGNAKELLETLNKMKPTASKGVYMKSIFMSSTMSPSVQLDPKSV; this is encoded by the coding sequence ATGGCAAAGTTAACAAAGAAGCAAAAAGAAGCGCACGCTAAAATAGAAAAAGACAAACTTTATTCTGTTGATGATGCTTCCGCTTTAATTAAAGAAATAACTAATACAAAATTTGATGCATCTGTAGATTTAGCAGTTCGTTTAGGGGTCGACCCACGAAAGGCAAATCAAATGGTTCGTGGGGTGGTTACCCTTCCTCATGGAACAGGTAAAGATGTTAAGGTTTTGGCTTTAGTGACACCGGATAAAGAAGCAGAAGCTCAAGAGGCGGGTGCGGATTATGTTGGTTTAGATGAGTATTTGGATAAAATTAAAGGCGGTTGGACCGATGTTGATGTTATCATCACCATGCCCAGCGTTATGGGTAAATTAGGTCCCTTAGGTCGCGTTTTAGGGCCAAGAGGTTTAATGCCCAATCCAAAAACAGGTACAGTAACTATGGATGTGGCCAAAGCGGTTACAGAAGTAAAAGCTGGTAAAATCGATTTTAAAGTTGATAAAACAGGTATTGTCCATGCGGCCATTGGAAAGGTTTCCTTTTCAGCGGATAAAATCGCAGGAAACGCCAAGGAGTTATTGGAGACTTTAAATAAGATGAAACCTACAGCATCAAAAGGCGTTTACATGAAAAGTATTTTCATGTCTAGCACTATGAGTCCAAGTGTTCAATTAGACCCTAAGTCAGTTTAA